The segment GCCGTCGTCGTTGCCGGTGTTGTTGATGCCGACGACCTTGCGGCTGGCCGCGTCGACGATCGGCGACCCGGAGGTGCCGTGCGTGGTGTTGCAGCCCGCGCTGTAGCGCAGCGAGTCGCGCCAGGTCCACTGGTCCTCGCGCAGGGTTCCGACGAACCCGTTGACGGAGCAGTTCCAGACCTGCTTCCAGTACGAGGAGGGTATGTACATGGCGGAGCCGTCGACCGGGTGGGTGTCGCTGATGGTCAGCGCGGTCGCGCCGTACTTGGAGGTGACGGCCGCGAAGGTGTCGGTGAGCTGGTAGAGCGCGACGTCGGTGCCGGTCATCGTCGCGTACAGCACCTTGTCGGCCTGGACGGTGCCGAGCGAGTTCCCGGCGGAGTCCAGCAGGGTGCCGCTGCGGCTGGCGCTGGTGTTCTGGATGACCTGGCCGGCCGTCGGCATGGTCGGCAGGCAGTGGCCGTTGGTGAGCATCATGGCCCGGTCGGTGTCGACCGAGCTCGGGTAGCGGACCAGCGAGGCGGAGCAGTTGCTCAGCGCGATGGTGGAGGTCAGGTCACCTGCCTGGACGGCCTGCGCGGGGGTGGCACCGAGGGTCAGGGCGCCCGCGACGACCGCGCCCGCGCCGAGTGCGGCGGCGGACCTCCTGGCGGCGAGTCTCTTGAACATGGCTCTCCTTGTGGGGGATTGCGAGCGTACGACCGGTCGGCGCACGCCCGCGCCGGACGAAAATGCCATGGCCACTTCAATCTGGTCAACAGTGCCGACGGAACTCGCGGACGGATCGCTCCGGCCCGGACGCCCTCCTGATTCCCCGTCAACCCCCGTCCGTTCGAACACCGTTCCGCCGGAGACGATCCGCGACGACCCGGGGCGGCGCGCAGCGCACCGCCGGTCGGGTGATCGTGCTGGGCCGCACGGGTGGCCGGGGCGGGTTCGGGCCGGAGCGCGCGCGGCGGCGGTGGAGAGTTCGTATCGGCCGACCCGCCGGACGGCGCGTCCGCGGGGGTGCGACAACGCCCCGACCGCGCCGCCGGCACGAACCCGAATCACCGGCACCGCCCTACCCGGGGCGGCGCCCCATGAGGAACCAAGGAGTCGACATGTCCCGCACCCGCAAGTACTTCGCCGTCGTCGCGCTGGCCGCCACCGCCGTCCTCGGCACCGCCGGAATGGCCTCCGCGTCCGCCGGTGCCCAGGGCGTGGCCGTCGGTTCGCCCGGCGTCCTCTCCGGCAACCTGATCCAGATCCCCGTGCACATCCCGGTCAACGTGTGCGGCAACAGCGTCGGCGTGATCAGCGCGCTGAACCCGGCGTTCGGCAACTCCTGCGCCAACATCGGCTGACCGGACCACCGTTGACGGGCCCGCGCGGACGCACCGACGCGCCGGCGGCCCGTCCGCAGGACGCGGGCCCCTCCCGTTCCCGGGAGGGGCCCGTACGCGTGGGGCGAGGCGGCGTCAGCGCGCCGGCTCGCTGGCGAACTCCGCCTCCTCCAGCAGCAGTTCGGCCAGCTGCTCCGGCGCGGTGACCATGCAGTCGTGACCGCTGCGCAGCTCCCGCACCCGGGACGGGGCGCCGTTGGGCTGGCGGGCGGGGACGGGACGGCGGACGGCGCCGGGCGGCAGGGCGCCGACGCAGTGGATGTGCGTGCGGGGGACGGCCGCCGCGGCCGGGTTGGCCAGGCCGACCGGCTGGCGGAAGCAGCGCGCCGACTCGTCCGAGAGCAGGGTGCGCAGCCAGGCCGCGTCCGCCGGGTCGGTGACCCCGAACAGGCCGACGGGCGCGGGCTGTTCGGGCAGCGGCGGGATCCGCCAGGGGGTGCCGGTGGTGGCGGCGAGTTCGAGCAGGTGCCGGGTCGCGGGCATGACGTCGAGCACGCTCTCGCCGTCGACCGGGACCATGGCGTCGAGGTAGACCAGCGCGGCGAGCCGCTCCGGAACGCGGTCGGCCACCGCCGAGACCACCATGCCCGCGTAGCTGTGGCCGACCAGCACCACGTCGGTGAGGTCCTCGTCGAGCAGCAGGCCGACGACGTCGGCGGTGTGGGTGTCGAGGCCCACCTCCGGGCCGAGCAGGTGGGCCCGCTCGCCGTGGCCGGTGAGCGAGGGGGCGAGCACCCGGTGCCCGGCCCGGGCCAGCAGGGGCGCCACGCGCTCCCAGACGCGCCCGCTGTGCCAGGCTCCGTGGACCAGGACGTAGGTCGCCGCTCGCGAAGTGGCGCTGGCAGTGGTGGTGGTGCCGGTGGTGGTACCGGTGTCGATGGTCATGGCACAGGACGCTAGTGAGCCCACGGGTACCTCCGGGTACCCGTGCTTGCTACCCTCCGGCCCATGCGCGACTCCGCGGGAGACGTCTTCCTCGCCGACTGCCCGGCCCGGCTGGCCATCGAGATCGTCACCGGCAAGTGGGCGGCCGTGGTGCTGTTCGCCCTCAGCCGCGGCCCGTGCCGGCACGGCGAACTCGTCGACCTGATCGGCGGCGTCTCGCGCAAGGTCCTCACCCAGACGCTGCGCCGCCTGCAGGGCTACGGCCTGGTCGAACGCCACCCGCCCGCCGGGGCTCCGCCCCGGGTCGAGTACGCCCTGACCGAGCTCGGCCTGACCCTGGTCGGACCGATCGCCGCCCTGACCGACTGGGCGCGGACGCACGGGGCGGCCGTCGCCGACTTCCAGGAGGAGACCGAACGGGAGGAGACCGGACGGGAGGAAGCCGAACAGGGGGAGGCCGAGCTCGGAGGCGGGGTCACCCGGCCGCGGTGAACACGTGCTCGGCGGGCGGGCCGAGCAGGAGGCCGGGGCCGGCGGCGAGGGCCTCGGTGAGGTGCGGGCTGGCGAGGTGGGCGTCGAAGGCGGCGCGGTCCTCCCACTCCTCGAAGACCAGCCAGGCGCTCGGATCCTCGGGGTGGACGTACGCCTGGTAGCTGATGTTGCCGGCCTCGGCCCGCGAGGGGGCGACCAGCGACAACGCCTGCGCACGGACCTGCTGTTCGGCGCCGGGGGCGGCCTTGAGCAGGGCGATCACGGTGACCTTGGACATGGTGGGGAACCGCTCCGTTCGACGCGGGCTTCCGGGCGCTGCGAGTCTACGTGCGGCCGCCGACAACTCCCGCCCGGCGGCGGCGCGTTGGGCCCCGGCATCGGCGCCCGACATCGACACCAGGCCGGGCCAGTACACGAACTCCTCGTCGCGGTGGCGGACTTCGGCGGGGCCCGGTCGCCGGCGAGAGAACGGGCGACCGGCCGGCCGCGGGGCGGCGGGCACGGGATCGACACACATCGAGTCCGTTCGTGGCCGGTGTCGTTCGCTAACATGCGCATCCATGACAACGCATGGGGGGACCGGCGGGTCGGGGTTCGACCTGGCCGGTAGCGGGGCCGAGCCGCTGGCGGCGGAGGATCCGCGGGCGATCGGGCCGGTGCCGCTGCTGGGGCGGCTCGGGGCGGGCGGCATGGGCCGGGTGTACCTCGGGGTGGTCGGGGACCGGTACGCGGCGGTGAAGCAGGTGCTGCCGCAGTTCGTCGAGGACCCGGACTACCGCCGGCACTTCGGCCACGAGCTCGACAACCTGGCACGGCTGCCGGAGGAGGCCACCGCGCCGCTGCTCGCCGCCGACCGCGAGGCGCGGCCGCCGTGGCTGGCCACCGCGTACGTGCCCGGCCTGACCCTGGACCGGGTGCTCGCCGTGCACGGCGGGCCGCTGGACACGGCGCGGGTGTGGCTGCTGCTGCGCGAGACGGCGGCCAGCCTGCGGGCGGTGCACGCGCTGGACATGATCCACCGGGACCTGAAGCCCTCGAACGTCATGCTGACCGCCCGCGGCGCCACCCTGATCGACTTCGGCATCGCCCGGGCCGCCGACCAGAGCCGGCTCACCCGGACCGGCATGGTGCTCGGTACGCCCGCCTACATGGCGCCCGAACAGGCCAACGGCGACCGCGAGTTCACCTCCGCCGTGGACGTCTTCGCGCTCGGCGCGCTGCTGGCCTACGCCGCCACCGGGCGGCCGCCGTTCGGCGAGGGCTCGGGGGTGGACATGCTCTACCGGGTCATCCACACCGAGCCCGACCTG is part of the Kitasatospora setae KM-6054 genome and harbors:
- a CDS encoding chaplin codes for the protein MSRTRKYFAVVALAATAVLGTAGMASASAGAQGVAVGSPGVLSGNLIQIPVHIPVNVCGNSVGVISALNPAFGNSCANIG
- a CDS encoding alpha/beta fold hydrolase, which translates into the protein MTIDTGTTTGTTTTASATSRAATYVLVHGAWHSGRVWERVAPLLARAGHRVLAPSLTGHGERAHLLGPEVGLDTHTADVVGLLLDEDLTDVVLVGHSYAGMVVSAVADRVPERLAALVYLDAMVPVDGESVLDVMPATRHLLELAATTGTPWRIPPLPEQPAPVGLFGVTDPADAAWLRTLLSDESARCFRQPVGLANPAAAAVPRTHIHCVGALPPGAVRRPVPARQPNGAPSRVRELRSGHDCMVTAPEQLAELLLEEAEFASEPAR
- a CDS encoding winged helix-turn-helix transcriptional regulator, whose amino-acid sequence is MRDSAGDVFLADCPARLAIEIVTGKWAAVVLFALSRGPCRHGELVDLIGGVSRKVLTQTLRRLQGYGLVERHPPAGAPPRVEYALTELGLTLVGPIAALTDWARTHGAAVADFQEETEREETGREEAEQGEAELGGGVTRPR
- a CDS encoding putative quinol monooxygenase, translating into MSKVTVIALLKAAPGAEQQVRAQALSLVAPSRAEAGNISYQAYVHPEDPSAWLVFEEWEDRAAFDAHLASPHLTEALAAGPGLLLGPPAEHVFTAAG